In one Nitrospinota bacterium genomic region, the following are encoded:
- the folK gene encoding 2-amino-4-hydroxy-6-hydroxymethyldihydropteridine diphosphokinase codes for MADLILLEGLEIECVIGVFDWERNIRQKVIVDLRLECSTSAAAASDDIADTVDYKSIAKGIIALVEPSAFMLIEKMAEQIANYCLARPGVDRVTVRVSKPGSVRGSRNVAVEITRPADMTRIYLGVGGNIEPEKYIPEGLAMLRERFTVVSVSPSYRSQAWGVKEPQPDYINLAVEAMTDKDLFAVRAEIRWIEELLGRKRTLDKFSPRTLDIDLLLYDDLVMKDEGGQLPHPQLLTQQFVYFPMMDIAPGLIVPGLDTTLKDAKPRFADAGLPIMPAQDYQPGSADVLS; via the coding sequence GTGGCCGACCTAATCTTGCTCGAAGGGCTGGAGATCGAATGCGTCATCGGCGTGTTCGACTGGGAGCGCAACATCAGGCAAAAGGTGATCGTGGACCTGCGGCTGGAATGCTCCACCTCGGCCGCCGCCGCAAGCGACGATATCGCCGACACCGTGGACTACAAGTCCATCGCCAAGGGGATCATCGCCCTTGTGGAGCCGTCGGCTTTCATGCTCATCGAAAAAATGGCGGAGCAGATCGCCAATTATTGCCTCGCCCGCCCCGGGGTGGACAGGGTCACCGTGCGCGTGTCCAAACCGGGCTCCGTGCGCGGCTCTCGCAATGTGGCGGTGGAAATCACCCGCCCGGCGGACATGACCAGGATATATCTTGGAGTGGGCGGAAATATCGAGCCGGAGAAATACATCCCGGAAGGGCTTGCCATGCTCCGGGAGAGATTCACAGTGGTGTCCGTTTCCCCCTCATACCGCTCCCAGGCGTGGGGTGTGAAGGAGCCTCAGCCTGATTACATAAACCTGGCCGTGGAGGCGATGACGGACAAGGACCTTTTCGCCGTCCGGGCGGAGATACGCTGGATTGAGGAACTGCTGGGGCGCAAAAGGACGCTGGACAAGTTTTCGCCCCGCACGTTGGACATAGACCTGCTTTTGTACGATGACCTTGTGATGAAAGACGAAGGGGGCCAGCTTCCCCATCCCCAGCTGCTCACCCAGCAGTTCGTCTATTTTCCGATGATGGACATCGCGCCGGGCCTGATCGTGCCCGGACTGGACACGACGTTAAAGGACGCAAAGCCCCGCTTCGCCGACGCGGGACTGCCGATAATGCCGGCGCAGGATTATCAGCCTGGGAGCGCGGACGTCCTGTCGTAG
- a CDS encoding response regulator, producing MVDIKGKRALVVDDYHSMRVTLKEMLEQAGLVVTEAENGLEGLEKARIGNYDIIFTDIVMPVMDGLELCQEVKNSAAMAKIPVVVLSTHTDASYLVKAINTGADDYVPKPIERTLLYRVVERLLND from the coding sequence ATGGTGGACATTAAAGGGAAACGGGCCTTGGTGGTGGACGACTACCACAGCATGCGTGTTACCCTCAAGGAAATGCTCGAACAGGCCGGCCTTGTGGTGACCGAGGCTGAAAACGGCCTTGAAGGGCTGGAAAAAGCCCGCATCGGGAATTACGACATCATCTTCACCGATATCGTGATGCCGGTGATGGACGGGCTGGAGCTTTGCCAGGAGGTAAAGAACAGCGCGGCCATGGCGAAAATCCCCGTGGTGGTGCTATCCACCCACACAGACGCTTCATACCTCGTAAAGGCGATAAACACCGGGGCGGACGATTATGTCCCCAAACCCATAGAGCGGACGCTTTTATACAGAGTCGTTGAAAGGCTTTTGAATGACTGA